In Amycolatopsis endophytica, the following are encoded in one genomic region:
- a CDS encoding DUF3427 domain-containing protein produces the protein MEPLADGVYEAVRTHRLDRALDAVRERLHPEFGIVDEADAPEVIARHVAEAVRRVIAGESDGARRVELVNRVLGQLAAEDDRLTGTVQQLIALSEVSGTGARKHIRPVTPLSQAALLTNAKEEPSLSAELRAELASADRVDLLCAFIRWPGLRLLEEVLLDLRDRGVPFRVLTTTYVGATERPAIDRLVRQFGADVRVSYETQSTRLHAKAWLFRRNSGYDTAFVGSSNLSRSALVEGLEWNVRLSGVATPDLLRKFEATFDTYWESSAFVPYDPDTDADRFDDALRQAGRRGAAPAAISLAGLEVRPLPHQQEILEALDSERQVHDRHRNLVVAATGTGKTVIAALDYRQLRGNGDPTLLFVAHRKEILQQALRVYRETLIDETFGETYVGGARPERWRHVFASIQGLHAHGIDKLPPEHFDVVVVDEFHHAEAATYQRLLNHLRPRELLGLTATPERSTGGDVREMFGGRTAFELPLWEALSADLLIPFHYFGVADGIDLAGVEWKRGRYDVTGLERLYTGNDARAARVLKELRDKVTDVGAMRALGFCVSIAHAEYMARVFREAGINALAVSGNSSAGERERAIAALRARDVTALFAVDLFNEGLDIPEVDTVLFLRPTDSATVFLQQLGRGLRRAPGKAVLTVLDFIGRHRKEFRFDTRYRALTGASRRGLQRQIEQGFPFLPAGSQVVLDRVAQRIVLDNVRTQLRFTRTQLAADLRSHGDLALAAYLDAADRELVEVYRGGGSWTGLRRDAGLPAPAAGPDEGPLLRRMAAFTHVDDPERAEVYRRLVAADGPDYEELSERQQRLARMLLFTVWPKRGAFPSYRAGLEHLRRHPAVCAEIAELVALGLDRARHVPASLGEGLQHVPLSAHSHYRREEILAALGYATLKRVPGNHVSGVAWCEDTATDALLINLRKSEKDFSPTTMYRDYAISPGLFHWESQNAIAPDSPTGQRYLHHRARGSHVVLFVRDTKTDDLGAAPFLCLGPASYVEHRGERPIAITWRLQRPMPADAFSVASVAG, from the coding sequence ATGGAGCCGCTGGCCGACGGGGTGTACGAAGCCGTCCGGACGCATCGTCTGGACCGGGCGCTCGACGCGGTGCGCGAGCGGCTGCACCCGGAGTTCGGCATCGTCGACGAGGCGGACGCTCCGGAGGTGATCGCCCGTCACGTGGCCGAGGCCGTGCGCCGGGTGATCGCCGGCGAGTCCGACGGCGCCCGGCGGGTGGAGCTGGTCAACCGGGTGCTGGGTCAGCTGGCCGCCGAGGACGACCGGCTCACCGGCACGGTCCAGCAGCTCATCGCGTTGAGCGAGGTCAGCGGCACCGGCGCCCGCAAGCACATCCGGCCCGTCACCCCGCTCTCCCAGGCGGCGCTGCTCACCAACGCCAAGGAGGAGCCCAGCCTGTCCGCCGAGCTGCGTGCCGAACTCGCCAGCGCGGACCGGGTCGACCTGCTGTGCGCGTTCATCCGCTGGCCCGGGCTCCGCCTGCTCGAGGAGGTCCTGCTCGACCTGCGGGACCGTGGCGTCCCGTTCCGCGTGCTGACCACGACGTACGTCGGGGCGACCGAGCGTCCCGCGATCGACCGGCTGGTACGGCAGTTCGGCGCCGACGTCCGGGTCAGCTACGAAACCCAGTCGACCCGGCTGCACGCCAAGGCGTGGCTGTTCCGCCGGAACTCCGGCTACGACACGGCCTTCGTGGGCAGTTCGAACCTGTCCCGTTCGGCGCTGGTCGAAGGCCTGGAGTGGAACGTCCGGCTCTCCGGCGTCGCCACTCCCGACCTGCTGCGCAAGTTCGAGGCCACCTTCGACACGTACTGGGAGTCCAGCGCCTTCGTCCCCTACGACCCGGACACCGACGCCGACCGCTTCGACGACGCACTCCGCCAGGCCGGGCGCCGTGGCGCCGCACCGGCCGCGATCAGCCTCGCCGGGCTGGAGGTCCGGCCGCTGCCGCACCAGCAGGAAATCCTCGAGGCGCTCGATTCGGAGCGCCAGGTCCACGACCGCCACCGCAACCTCGTGGTGGCCGCGACCGGCACCGGCAAGACAGTGATCGCTGCCCTGGACTACCGGCAGCTGCGCGGGAACGGCGATCCGACCCTGCTGTTCGTCGCGCACCGCAAGGAGATCCTGCAGCAGGCGCTGCGCGTCTACCGCGAGACGCTGATCGATGAGACGTTCGGCGAGACCTACGTCGGTGGTGCGCGGCCGGAGCGGTGGCGTCACGTGTTCGCCAGCATCCAGGGCCTGCACGCGCACGGGATCGACAAGCTGCCGCCGGAGCACTTCGACGTCGTCGTGGTCGACGAGTTCCACCACGCCGAGGCGGCGACCTACCAGCGGTTGCTCAACCACCTGCGGCCCAGGGAACTGCTCGGCCTGACCGCGACACCCGAGCGCAGCACCGGTGGTGACGTGCGGGAGATGTTCGGCGGGCGGACGGCGTTCGAACTGCCCCTGTGGGAAGCCCTCTCGGCCGACCTGCTGATCCCCTTCCACTACTTCGGCGTCGCGGACGGGATCGATCTGGCCGGTGTGGAGTGGAAGCGTGGCCGGTACGACGTCACGGGCCTGGAACGCCTCTACACCGGCAATGACGCGCGAGCGGCCCGGGTCCTGAAAGAACTGCGGGACAAAGTGACCGATGTGGGCGCCATGCGTGCACTCGGGTTCTGCGTGAGCATCGCGCACGCCGAGTACATGGCGCGAGTGTTCCGGGAGGCCGGGATCAACGCGCTGGCGGTGTCCGGCAACAGCTCAGCGGGAGAGCGCGAGCGCGCCATCGCGGCGCTGCGGGCCCGTGACGTCACCGCGTTGTTCGCGGTCGACCTGTTCAACGAGGGCCTGGACATCCCCGAGGTCGACACCGTGCTGTTCCTGCGTCCCACCGACAGTGCGACGGTGTTCCTGCAGCAGCTCGGCCGTGGTCTGCGCCGCGCCCCGGGCAAGGCCGTGCTGACCGTGCTGGACTTCATCGGCAGGCACCGCAAGGAGTTCCGGTTCGACACGCGGTACCGAGCACTGACCGGGGCGAGCCGCCGCGGGTTGCAGCGGCAGATCGAGCAGGGTTTTCCGTTCCTGCCCGCCGGTTCCCAGGTGGTGCTGGACCGGGTGGCGCAGCGGATCGTGCTCGACAACGTCCGCACCCAGCTGCGCTTCACCCGGACTCAGCTGGCCGCCGATCTGCGCTCGCACGGGGATCTGGCGCTGGCCGCGTACCTGGACGCGGCCGATCGCGAACTGGTCGAGGTCTACCGCGGCGGCGGTTCGTGGACCGGGTTGCGGCGGGACGCGGGGCTGCCCGCTCCAGCCGCCGGCCCGGACGAAGGTCCGCTGCTGCGGCGAATGGCGGCGTTCACGCACGTCGACGATCCGGAGCGGGCCGAGGTGTACCGGCGGCTGGTGGCCGCGGACGGCCCGGACTACGAGGAACTCAGCGAGCGGCAGCAGCGGCTGGCGCGGATGCTGCTGTTCACGGTGTGGCCGAAGCGGGGCGCTTTCCCGTCCTACCGCGCGGGCCTGGAGCACCTGCGCCGGCATCCGGCCGTCTGCGCGGAGATCGCCGAGCTGGTCGCGCTCGGACTGGACCGCGCCCGGCACGTCCCGGCCTCCCTGGGCGAGGGGTTGCAGCACGTGCCGCTGTCCGCCCACAGCCACTACCGCCGCGAGGAGATCCTCGCCGCGCTGGGCTACGCGACGCTCAAGCGGGTGCCGGGCAACCACGTGTCCGGCGTCGCGTGGTGCGAGGACACCGCCACCGACGCGCTGCTGATCAACCTGCGCAAGAGCGAAAAGGACTTCTCGCCGACGACGATGTACCGCGATTACGCGATCAGCCCCGGGTTGTTCCACTGGGAGTCGCAGAACGCCATCGCACCGGACTCTCCCACCGGTCAGCGGTACCTGCACCACCGCGCCCGGGGCAGTCACGTGGTGCTCTTCGTCCGCGACACGAAGACCGACGATCTGGGGGCGGCGCCGTTCCTGTGCCTGGGTCCCGCGTCGTACGTGGAGCACCGGGGTGAACGGCCGATCGCGATCACCTGGCGGCTCCAGCGTCCGATGCCTGCCGACGCGTTCTCGGTGGCGAGCGTCGCGGGATAG
- a CDS encoding MFS transporter — MPSAVMRKLSFRLLPVLVAGYLIAILDRANLGVAALTMNADLGLSAAAFGVAASVFFVPYVLLEVPSNLALQRFGAPLWITRIMITWGVISGLHALVWNAESLYVARALLGAAEAGFFPGVIFFLTQWFPAGHRGKILAGFTAGIPIALVIGTPLSGLLLNLDGWLGLHGWQWMYVIEAVPAILLGLAVPFLLPRRIEDAKFLTTQEKSWLTGTLERERLAREAVAPGKHSLWKSLLSPKVLVFALCYYCLTNLNGAVSTFLPQILKPFGMSDTATTFVAAVPYAFGLAGMLLIGRLADRPGRRSAALYLALVISVAGLSAAALIDQPVVKLIALCLASFGVFGVLPGFWGLPTALLAGTAAAGSIALINALGNLSSVVNPAVIGVIRDRTGDFNGGLLWLALMGVLAIVVLTVIVRLWGSAERRVTAAAVEGNLDAHR; from the coding sequence ATGCCGAGCGCCGTGATGCGGAAGCTGAGCTTCCGCCTGCTGCCCGTGCTGGTCGCGGGGTACCTGATCGCGATACTGGACCGCGCCAATTTGGGCGTGGCCGCGCTGACCATGAACGCCGACCTGGGCCTGAGCGCCGCGGCGTTCGGGGTCGCGGCGAGCGTCTTCTTCGTGCCGTACGTGCTGCTGGAGGTGCCCTCGAATCTGGCGCTGCAGCGCTTCGGCGCGCCGCTGTGGATCACCCGGATCATGATCACCTGGGGCGTCATCTCCGGCCTGCACGCGCTGGTCTGGAACGCCGAGTCCCTCTACGTCGCCCGCGCGCTGCTCGGCGCGGCCGAGGCCGGGTTCTTCCCCGGCGTGATCTTCTTCCTCACCCAGTGGTTCCCGGCGGGCCACCGCGGCAAGATCCTGGCCGGGTTCACCGCGGGCATCCCGATCGCGCTGGTGATCGGCACACCGCTGTCCGGGCTGCTGCTCAACCTCGACGGGTGGCTGGGCCTGCACGGCTGGCAGTGGATGTACGTCATCGAGGCGGTGCCCGCGATCCTGCTCGGGCTCGCCGTCCCGTTTCTGCTGCCGCGGCGCATCGAGGACGCGAAGTTCCTGACCACGCAGGAGAAGTCGTGGCTCACCGGAACCCTGGAGCGGGAACGACTCGCGCGGGAGGCCGTCGCGCCGGGCAAGCACAGCCTGTGGAAGTCGTTGCTGAGCCCCAAGGTCCTGGTGTTCGCGCTCTGCTACTACTGCCTGACCAACCTCAACGGCGCGGTCAGCACGTTCCTGCCGCAGATCCTCAAGCCGTTCGGGATGAGCGACACGGCGACCACGTTCGTCGCGGCGGTCCCCTACGCGTTCGGCCTGGCCGGGATGCTCCTCATCGGACGGCTGGCCGACCGCCCTGGGCGGCGGAGCGCGGCGTTGTACCTGGCGCTGGTGATCTCGGTGGCCGGGTTGAGCGCGGCGGCGCTGATCGACCAGCCGGTGGTGAAGCTGATCGCCCTGTGCCTGGCCAGTTTCGGCGTGTTCGGGGTGCTGCCCGGGTTCTGGGGGCTGCCCACGGCGCTGCTGGCCGGAACCGCCGCGGCCGGGAGCATCGCGCTCATCAACGCGCTGGGCAATCTGTCCAGTGTGGTCAATCCGGCGGTGATCGGCGTGATCAGGGACCGCACCGGTGACTTCAACGGCGGTCTGCTGTGGCTGGCGTTGATGGGGGTGCTCGCGATCGTCGTGCTGACCGTCATCGTGCGGCTGTGGGGTTCGGCGGAACGCCGGGTCACCGCGGCCGCCGTGGAGGGGAACCTGGATGCGCATCGCTGA
- a CDS encoding SRPBCC family protein, protein MTASQQETRIVADEKVPTIEIVREFAAPPGHVFRAHVDPALYAQWIGPRSLTTRITRWDARTGGEWAFANDRGGQEIAAFHGSFHEVRPDERIVWTFTYDGEPDGVALETLTFEALDGERTRLTTLSVVKDFETRDGMLSSGMDTGVNEGYEKLDELLANGI, encoded by the coding sequence ATGACCGCATCGCAGCAGGAAACCCGCATCGTGGCGGACGAAAAGGTCCCGACCATCGAAATCGTGCGTGAGTTCGCCGCGCCGCCCGGGCACGTGTTCCGCGCTCACGTCGACCCCGCGCTCTACGCGCAGTGGATCGGGCCACGCTCGCTCACCACGAGGATCACCAGGTGGGACGCCCGCACCGGCGGCGAATGGGCGTTCGCCAACGACCGTGGCGGCCAGGAGATCGCCGCCTTCCACGGCAGCTTCCACGAAGTCCGGCCGGACGAGCGGATCGTGTGGACCTTCACCTACGACGGCGAGCCGGACGGGGTCGCACTGGAGACGCTGACCTTCGAAGCACTCGACGGCGAACGCACGCGGTTGACGACCCTGAGCGTGGTCAAGGACTTCGAGACCCGCGACGGGATGCTGTCCAGCGGAATGGACACCGGGGTCAACGAGGGCTACGAGAAGCTCGACGAACTGCTCGCGAACGGCATCTGA
- a CDS encoding maleylpyruvate isomerase family mycothiol-dependent enzyme, giving the protein MTPAQQHAHDAARFTGLVESAAPGDWARPSPVPAWTALDVVKHLVGWPRGFLTGAGIELPALDVDADPAAAWKQHVADIQAILDDPAGRVLSNPHTGDKPVDEAIDQFYTADVWMHSWDLATALGRDIDLGRERCAVTLAGMRPIETLLRDSGQYGPAVPVPGDASPQEQLIAFIGRDPAWRPPDAGSAMPHS; this is encoded by the coding sequence GTGACGCCCGCCCAGCAGCACGCGCACGACGCGGCCCGGTTCACCGGCCTGGTCGAGTCCGCCGCACCCGGCGACTGGGCGCGGCCCAGCCCGGTCCCGGCGTGGACGGCCCTCGATGTCGTGAAGCACCTCGTCGGATGGCCCCGCGGCTTCCTGACCGGCGCCGGCATCGAGTTGCCCGCCCTGGACGTCGACGCCGACCCGGCCGCCGCCTGGAAGCAGCACGTCGCCGACATCCAGGCCATCCTGGACGACCCCGCCGGGCGCGTGCTCAGCAACCCGCACACCGGCGACAAACCGGTGGACGAGGCGATCGATCAGTTCTACACCGCCGATGTCTGGATGCACTCCTGGGACCTGGCCACGGCACTCGGCCGCGACATCGACCTCGGCCGGGAACGGTGCGCCGTCACCCTCGCGGGCATGCGGCCGATCGAAACGCTCCTGCGCGACAGCGGGCAGTACGGCCCGGCGGTTCCGGTGCCCGGCGACGCCTCTCCGCAGGAGCAGCTGATCGCGTTCATCGGCCGCGACCCCGCCTGGCGTCCCCCTGACGCCGGTTCCGCCATGCCGCATTCGTAG
- a CDS encoding LysE/ArgO family amino acid transporter — translation MPLLTVEVVNVLSAGLAGFGTGLSLIVAIGAQNAFVLRQGARRHAVAAVIVICAASDAVLIALGVAGLGAAVTAWPAALTVVGLAGGGFLICYGVLAGRRALRPVGHGLTTAGSTAASPGTAVLTCLAMTWLNPHVYLDTVLLVGSVAAERGGLRWVFGLGAMAASLAWFTSLGYGARLLSGVLSRPGAWRVLDALVAATMLAMGTMLLARAL, via the coding sequence ATGCCGCTGCTTACCGTGGAGGTCGTGAACGTCCTTTCGGCCGGTCTGGCCGGGTTCGGCACCGGGTTGTCGCTCATCGTCGCCATCGGCGCGCAGAACGCGTTCGTCCTGCGCCAGGGCGCGCGAAGGCACGCCGTCGCCGCCGTCATCGTCATCTGCGCCGCCTCGGACGCGGTGCTCATCGCACTCGGCGTGGCCGGGCTGGGCGCGGCGGTCACCGCCTGGCCCGCCGCCCTCACCGTGGTGGGCCTGGCCGGTGGCGGTTTCCTGATCTGCTACGGCGTTCTCGCCGGGCGGCGCGCGCTCCGGCCGGTGGGCCACGGGCTGACAACGGCGGGTTCCACGGCCGCTTCGCCCGGCACGGCCGTGCTCACCTGCCTGGCGATGACCTGGCTGAACCCGCACGTGTACCTGGACACCGTCCTGCTGGTCGGTTCGGTCGCGGCCGAGCGCGGCGGTCTGCGGTGGGTCTTCGGGCTCGGCGCGATGGCCGCGAGCCTCGCCTGGTTCACGAGTCTCGGCTACGGCGCGCGCCTGCTCAGTGGGGTGCTGTCCCGTCCGGGGGCATGGCGCGTGCTGGACGCCCTGGTCGCGGCGACCATGCTGGCGATGGGAACGATGCTGCTCGCCCGCGCGCTGTGA
- a CDS encoding substrate-binding domain-containing protein, with the protein MADVRTGGKSGRAVGIKDVARELGMSIATVSRAMNARGEVSEATRRLVLETAASLGYSANQSGRSLRRGRTGTVALVMPIQTARTQSGETFFLNVSNGLQETLLGHGLNLVILPFGSAVRQEQFLRDVVDRHVADAYVLADTQRADPRVDYLLAQRVPFVSLGRTRADGYSWLDLDFAGVAERSVRRLAERGHRRIAVATADRDVNSDAEFLRGYRDAVTTLDVDDDDALVVRLPDSRDNGDLLGDRLLAMPDRPTAVVLAQETLAPGLYRSLRGHGVEPGRDLAVIGFRENPVCAHLVPALTCFHVSLEDYGRRLGEIVLERLSAAPPAPTQEVWPMELVPKESDPALPF; encoded by the coding sequence GTGGCGGACGTGCGGACCGGGGGGAAGTCAGGGCGGGCGGTCGGCATCAAGGACGTGGCCCGCGAGCTGGGCATGTCGATCGCCACGGTGTCCCGCGCCATGAACGCGCGCGGCGAGGTCAGCGAGGCCACCCGCAGGCTGGTGCTGGAGACCGCCGCCTCGCTCGGGTACTCCGCCAACCAGTCCGGGCGCAGCCTCCGGCGCGGTCGCACCGGCACGGTCGCGCTCGTGATGCCGATCCAGACCGCTCGCACGCAGTCCGGCGAGACGTTCTTCCTCAACGTCTCCAACGGTCTGCAGGAAACGCTGCTCGGCCACGGGCTGAACCTGGTGATCCTGCCCTTCGGCTCGGCCGTGCGGCAGGAGCAGTTCCTGCGGGACGTGGTCGACCGGCACGTCGCCGACGCCTACGTGCTCGCCGACACCCAGCGCGCCGACCCGCGGGTGGACTACCTGCTCGCGCAGCGGGTGCCGTTCGTCAGCCTCGGCCGCACCCGTGCGGACGGGTACTCGTGGCTGGACCTCGACTTCGCCGGGGTCGCGGAGCGGTCGGTGCGGCGGCTGGCCGAACGCGGGCACCGGCGCATCGCCGTCGCCACGGCGGACCGGGACGTCAACAGTGACGCCGAGTTCCTGCGCGGCTACCGGGACGCGGTGACCACGCTCGACGTGGACGACGATGACGCCCTCGTGGTGCGGCTGCCCGACAGCCGCGACAACGGCGACCTCCTCGGCGACCGGCTGCTGGCGATGCCGGACCGGCCGACGGCGGTCGTGCTCGCGCAGGAGACGCTGGCGCCCGGGCTGTACCGGTCACTGCGCGGCCACGGCGTGGAGCCCGGCCGGGATCTCGCGGTGATCGGGTTCCGCGAAAATCCGGTGTGCGCACACCTCGTGCCGGCACTGACCTGTTTCCACGTGTCACTGGAGGATTACGGACGGCGGCTGGGCGAGATCGTCCTGGAACGGTTGTCCGCGGCTCCGCCGGCACCGACCCAGGAAGTGTGGCCGATGGAATTGGTGCCGAAAGAAAGCGATCCGGCGCTGCCTTTCTGA
- a CDS encoding transglycosylase SLT domain-containing protein, whose translation MKPRNLNRFGARTSVSAGLLMMSVAGSASPLAMASTNDDAAQPAPATEAAPAAAAAAVAAPLPVLGPPSTWVVTPPAPLLTIPAAPDPGSAEPAAAEPAAAEPAAAAPEVFDTTGDRLAGWINEAIHVMRDNGVPVSGKDVRAIRTVVDKESNGDPTAVNRWDSNWRAGHPSKGLMQCIDSTFRAHKLPGHDDIMNPVDNIIAGTRYTISRYGGFDKHPGLKSILKGNGYRGY comes from the coding sequence GTGAAACCCCGAAATCTGAACCGGTTCGGTGCGCGCACGTCCGTTTCCGCCGGTCTGCTGATGATGTCCGTGGCAGGCTCCGCGAGCCCGCTCGCCATGGCCAGCACCAACGACGACGCCGCCCAGCCGGCGCCGGCCACCGAGGCGGCCCCGGCCGCCGCTGCCGCTGCCGTCGCGGCGCCGTTGCCGGTCCTCGGCCCGCCGTCGACGTGGGTGGTGACACCACCGGCGCCGCTCCTGACCATCCCCGCCGCCCCCGACCCGGGTTCGGCCGAACCCGCGGCGGCGGAGCCCGCGGCGGCCGAACCCGCCGCTGCGGCGCCGGAGGTCTTCGACACCACCGGTGACCGGCTCGCCGGCTGGATCAACGAGGCCATCCACGTCATGCGCGACAACGGCGTGCCGGTGTCCGGAAAGGACGTCCGGGCGATCCGCACCGTGGTCGACAAGGAGTCCAACGGCGATCCGACGGCCGTGAACCGGTGGGACAGCAACTGGCGCGCCGGCCACCCGTCGAAGGGCCTGATGCAGTGCATCGACTCGACCTTCCGGGCGCACAAGCTGCCGGGACACGACGACATCATGAACCCGGTGGACAACATCATCGCCGGGACCCGCTACACGATCAGCCGCTACGGCGGTTTCGACAAGCACCCGGGCCTGAAGTCCATTCTGAAGGGCAACGGCTACCGCGGCTACTGA
- a CDS encoding LysR family transcriptional regulator ArgP has protein sequence MTELPVDQVRTLLAVVDEGTFDAAAAALHVTPSAVSQRIKTLEQRIGRVLLMRTKPVRPTASGQVVVRFARQLAALDQDAQRELGITGESGPARLSIAVNADSLATWFLPALTRVPRMSEVCFELYREDETQTAELLREGRVMAAVTSSPAAVTGCLVRPLGLARYLPAASPDFVDRHRTGPLRRWLPGAPVIVFDQHDELQDRFVRSLARADAARHRHSVPTSEGFRDAVAAGLGWGLVPEPQARPLLESGALVELDPGRHWDVPLYWQQWKLDVRALSLVADTITSAAAEALHPLPS, from the coding sequence ATGACCGAGTTGCCCGTCGACCAGGTGCGCACGCTGCTCGCGGTCGTCGACGAGGGCACCTTCGACGCCGCGGCCGCGGCCCTGCACGTGACACCTTCGGCGGTCAGCCAGCGGATCAAGACCCTCGAACAGCGGATCGGCCGCGTGCTGCTGATGCGCACCAAACCGGTTCGCCCGACCGCCTCCGGCCAGGTCGTCGTGCGGTTCGCGCGCCAGCTGGCCGCTCTGGACCAGGACGCGCAGCGCGAACTGGGGATCACCGGCGAGTCCGGTCCGGCGCGGCTGTCCATCGCGGTCAACGCCGATTCGCTGGCCACCTGGTTCCTGCCCGCCCTGACGCGGGTGCCGCGGATGTCCGAGGTGTGCTTCGAGCTGTACCGCGAGGACGAGACGCAGACCGCTGAACTGCTGCGCGAAGGGCGGGTGATGGCCGCGGTGACCTCGTCGCCTGCCGCGGTCACCGGCTGCCTCGTGCGCCCGCTGGGGCTCGCGCGCTACCTGCCCGCGGCGAGCCCGGACTTCGTCGACCGCCACCGGACCGGGCCGCTCCGGCGGTGGCTGCCCGGCGCGCCGGTGATCGTCTTCGACCAGCACGACGAACTGCAGGACCGCTTCGTGCGATCACTGGCCCGCGCGGACGCCGCCCGCCACCGCCACTCTGTCCCGACGTCGGAAGGTTTCCGCGACGCCGTGGCGGCCGGCCTCGGCTGGGGGCTGGTGCCGGAACCGCAGGCGCGGCCGCTCCTGGAGTCCGGCGCCCTCGTCGAACTCGACCCGGGACGGCACTGGGACGTGCCGTTGTACTGGCAGCAGTGGAAACTGGACGTGCGGGCCCTCTCGCTCGTCGCGGACACGATCACCTCCGCGGCCGCGGAGGCGCTGCACCCTTTGCCGTCCTGA
- a CDS encoding enolase C-terminal domain-like protein, which produces MRIAEVRLRRLEGVLPTDGDLWEERLVRPLDVYPEYRDVDDHEGGVQTPDGFRLVSHFVEIETDDGLVGRGGPVPEQVAYVVAKDLRRLLVGADPVAGEKLWDQMHRSQVHGRAGNTMLAISAVDCALWDLRGKWLGQPVFRLLGGPTRGSVPAYASMLGFSVTDPALVHARAKEFKELGYRAQKWFFRFGPASGHEGLRRNVELVRTVREAVGDDYDIMFDCWQSMDVTYVTELASRIGEYRPRWLEECAMPDRIDSYALLRSRLTIPLAGAEHEYTRWGLRRFVDAGALDVLQPDIYWCGGLSETLKIAAHATAHDLITIPHGHSAAATLHFSLTQSPVHTPYQEDLVKWNRVHQLFLRTPVNPVRGELGVPESPGLGMELDTSKALSDTVIFAE; this is translated from the coding sequence ATGCGCATCGCTGAGGTCCGGCTGCGCCGTCTGGAGGGTGTGCTGCCCACCGACGGCGACCTGTGGGAGGAGCGGCTGGTGCGGCCGCTCGACGTCTACCCCGAGTACCGGGACGTCGACGACCACGAGGGCGGTGTGCAGACCCCGGACGGGTTCCGTCTCGTGTCGCACTTCGTGGAGATCGAGACCGATGACGGTCTCGTGGGCCGGGGCGGGCCGGTGCCCGAGCAGGTGGCGTACGTGGTCGCGAAGGACCTGCGGCGCCTGCTCGTCGGCGCGGACCCGGTCGCAGGCGAGAAGCTGTGGGACCAGATGCACCGCAGCCAGGTGCACGGCCGGGCCGGGAACACGATGCTGGCGATCAGCGCCGTCGACTGCGCGCTGTGGGACCTGCGCGGGAAATGGCTGGGGCAGCCGGTGTTCCGCCTGCTGGGCGGTCCGACGCGCGGGTCCGTGCCGGCGTACGCCTCGATGCTGGGGTTTTCGGTGACCGACCCGGCGCTGGTGCACGCGCGGGCGAAGGAGTTCAAGGAACTCGGCTACCGGGCGCAGAAGTGGTTCTTCCGCTTCGGGCCCGCGAGCGGTCACGAAGGCTTGCGGCGCAACGTCGAACTGGTGCGCACGGTGCGCGAGGCGGTCGGCGACGACTACGACATCATGTTCGACTGCTGGCAGTCGATGGACGTCACGTACGTGACCGAGCTGGCGTCGCGGATCGGCGAGTACCGGCCGCGCTGGCTGGAAGAATGCGCGATGCCCGACCGGATCGACAGCTACGCGCTGCTGCGGTCGCGGTTGACCATCCCGCTGGCGGGCGCCGAGCACGAGTACACGCGATGGGGTTTGCGCCGGTTCGTCGACGCGGGCGCCCTGGATGTGCTCCAGCCCGACATCTACTGGTGCGGCGGCCTGTCGGAAACCCTCAAGATCGCCGCCCACGCGACCGCGCACGACCTGATCACGATCCCCCACGGGCACTCCGCCGCGGCGACGCTGCACTTCTCGCTGACCCAGTCGCCGGTGCACACGCCGTACCAGGAGGATCTGGTGAAGTGGAACCGGGTGCACCAGCTGTTCCTGCGGACACCGGTGAACCCGGTGCGGGGTGAGCTGGGCGTGCCGGAGTCGCCGGGGCTCGGCATGGAACTGGACACCTCGAAGGCATTGAGCGACACGGTCATCTTCGCCGAGTGA
- a CDS encoding ArsR/SmtB family transcription factor, with amino-acid sequence MDDDTDRLNRVFAALADPTRRDLVARLAAADASVGELAEPYDMSLQAVSKHVKVLEDAGLVTRTKVAQRRPVHLDAEVFDLMTKWIERYRRTAEERYRRLDAVLSHLTADQDQTQEDAS; translated from the coding sequence GTGGACGACGACACTGACCGGCTGAACCGCGTGTTCGCGGCGCTGGCCGATCCGACCCGGCGCGATCTGGTGGCCCGGCTGGCCGCCGCGGACGCGTCCGTGGGCGAGCTGGCCGAACCGTACGACATGAGCCTTCAGGCGGTTTCCAAGCACGTGAAAGTGCTCGAAGACGCCGGGCTCGTCACGCGCACCAAGGTGGCCCAGCGGCGGCCCGTCCACCTGGACGCGGAGGTGTTCGACCTGATGACGAAGTGGATCGAACGCTACCGCCGCACAGCCGAGGAACGGTACCGGCGCCTGGACGCCGTGCTGTCCCACCTGACCGCCGACCAGGACCAGACGCAGGAGGACGCATCATGA